Genomic DNA from Betta splendens chromosome 10, fBetSpl5.4, whole genome shotgun sequence:
TAGTGGTACACAACTGTACAACACCCTAAGGCTACAGTGGTACAGGCAATGTATGAAGTGTATTATGAGACCAACCTACATTCTTAATGTCTCAATTTGAAGtatcataaaacacaaacagtgtgtgtgtgtgtgtgtgtgtgtgtgtgtgtgtgtgtgtgtgtgtgtgtgtgtgtgtgtgtgtgtgtgtgtgtgtgtgtgtgatctagACCTGCTTGACATTGTCACTCAGGAAGACAAAGTAGACGCAGCAGAAGCCAAGCTGGGTGATGATGAGAAACAAGTTCACCGTTCGtctgaggcagagaaagaggcAAAATGCTTAATACATGAATTGTGATGTTTTACGGAAAATATGTCTTAGAAGGAATATTTCCACATTGACGTAATAAATGATCATTAGATGTTGTGTTATGCAGTTTCCAGGTTATTCTGGCCAAAGTCACAACTCTCTTGGAAACATAGTCTCAATTGAAAGTGTAGTTTTTTCTGTGTTTATCCAACCTGCTGTAAACTGATCATGTTAAACTAGTGATCAGGAGGTAACAGAAGAAAATTAACTGTTCTAGTGCAACAGCTCAACTCACTTTTACAGAAACCTTCttagtatttatattattattctacATATATTTCACAAAAAGAGCCTCTGAAACAGTGTGAGGAAAATGATCTTACTTTCCCCACAGCGAATGTCTCCTTAGCCACGAAACGTTTTCCATCCCATATTGCACTGCCTCACCGTAGGTCAGAGATTGCCTGTTCACCCtggacacagtcacacacacagacacacacacacacacacacacagacacacaaaatgtGTGGTTTGTTACTGCGCATTTAGTATGAGGTTCTATCAATTCAATGTGTCAGTTTGTCACACATACTCATTCAAAGCTGCTAACAGACACTAAAAAAGGTAAAGACAAATGTCAACATTGTAAGAAATGATTCAGTACAGCTGACAATTAGACAGGGAATGGCAAATGAAGAAGTATTTTTCTGTCTATAAGCCGAATCATTCCTACATACTTGTATCTATGGTGCTCTGTAAATGTAGACTGTGGGTCCTGCATGTGAACAAGGGAAAAAGAGGAAGTGATAGTTCTGATTCAGCACAAATACAAAACCCCAGAAACAGGAAGGGCAGCATTTTTAAGTAATGAGCATTTCTTCTTTGCAACCCTCGTATTTCTGATGTGTGACGTTTTCGTGAATGAGCAATTTCTGAGTGTGTCTCGTTTTAGAACCTCTTCATTCACGCCCTCTGTCTGTTTAATCCTATTTAGTTTGGCAGGGTGGTGCTGGAGAATATCCCTAGGTGGGTGGGGAAAGAGCGGGAGACACTGCCACGGCGCAGGGTAACAGTCAGAGGCCAGCTTCTTAGGAAGATTTAAAGTGTGTGaatcaccacacacaccaacagcagTAAAACATGATATCAATGATAAACAGGTTTATGGTTGGAACGGTTACATAATGTACAGTTTCATAACACatttgctgcagagcaggacatAGTTACATTACTACATTTCGCTCTGTGGCAGGCTCAGTGCATCCACTGGCATGTCTAGAGATGCTCATTTTAgagtttgcttgtttttcattaCCTGGAAGGAAGTTAATGcagaataaattctgttttacTTACTTTGCACTTAGATGGTGGGAACatttcaccagcagctccataCAGTGGACTGCAATAATACCCATTACTAGCAGACTGATTGGTCCAAgctggacagacacacagatagGAAGAGACAGTACTTactaataaaacatgaaaatgagCAGTCTGGAAATGGGCGGACTCTAGAGTACCTATTTACCACATCTACTTAAATAAATATTCTCCTCCATGGAGGTGCAAAAACATCACCATGATTAAAATAGACAGACATAGACATTCCACATCGAAAGCAAGCAACGCTACAAGCCTGACTACGCCTGTATCAGGAACGTTCTGTTTCCAGACATGTAATGTCATGTTGTTTGATCAgataaaaagaataataaaactCTGTGTACTTACAACCAGCCCTGCATTCTTTACAGCTAGAGGCAGGCCCAGCAGCCCCGTACCAATGTTCCCCTTCAACAGGTGGATAAGTGTCTGAAAAAAACTAACGGGACAATTATGTCTGCATTAGTACAAACATAGCTGCATTTTCAACCTGTGTCgacacacattgtttttaatggctcagaatactgtacatttacttaTTTTAACAGAAACATACGAGGTTCCTGTTCGTCCTCCAATTCTCTCATAGTGACGCTGGGGTCTGGACGgtccaggaggagaaggacacaGTGCATCCATTTCTGATGGAATTTGGTCAGAAAACAAAGAACCTGAAGAAAAGAatacagagagaagaagaagtcaaAAACCTTGACATGGCACGAATTATAGAAATATCCTGAAACATGCATTTGATAAAAAGCTGACACACATCTCAGATGTGCAGAGATGATATTTAATATGACACCTCATGAGTTTGCATAATGATATggcaaagctgcagatgtgcGACAACATACAGTGTTTATTCATGCAAAGTCATGTTTGTGCTCAGCTGATGAATGAGCCTGACTCTTTAGCAGCTAAATGCACCAGTTTATTTGCCAGCGAGTCTCTCACTGTGTTGGTTTGTCCTGGGGGAGTGGGCTTTAAAAAATAGTGCAAACAACACATCTGTATTCACTGCATGGTTTATTCAACACTGTTTCCAAACTGCTTAACACTGAGCTCAAGAGTACTGACACTGTTGGATGGACTGACTCTAGATGTGGGTTTTCAGACATAATGTGATAATTATTAATAATCTAATATTGACACTGTGCACTTTATCTGCTACGTAAATTATGGTTAAACATCACCTCAAACACTCAAGTAATGTTGGTTCAGCTAAAGAGGAGCTGTACTGACCTCTACAGCAACGTACTGTAAATAAACTCACTGACCAAATGAGAGGAAAGGCTCTCAGACAACATCCTGTAAAGCACTTGGctacaacacatgcacacactcatgaCAACAATTAAATGCTTGTCTTGTACACGGACAGCCAGGGAGCCCTGCAGACACACCCAGCTACTGTGCTGACACAGTTCCCGTTTGCTTCAGAACACACATCACATACAGAATCAGCAAACTTTACTTTCTTGTGACTTTAGAGGCACAGAGAAGTTGTTAGGGCCAATTCATAGTCATGTAATGAACAGTAGCAGTGAAGTGAAACTCGTTTTAAGACCCGTTTAAAAAACTTGCAGTTTAACAAATATTTGACTTGACAGTAGCCTCGAGCCCTCCCTCAATGCTGCAGAGCAAATACTACAACGGTCAATACACACCAAATGTATTAATGATGATACAAATAATAGgggaaataaaatgttattttagaTTTTAGTGTTTTATGCTGATGTTCTCTGTGTTATCAATGATTCTGAGGAAAGATAGTCTGGTAGTCATGCATAGAAAAACCGTAACATAgtaagataaaccaaaccaaatgAGACATGAAGCACGAAGAACAATGCTGTAATAACAAAAGAAAGCCAGGACATGCGTTACCTCTTCTCCCGATTAAGTCTCCCACCGCATTCAGAATGAGCCACAAACAAAGACTGAACAGGTAGATTCACTACTCTTGTAAACAGCTTAATATCTGCTCAGCTGTAACACACTGATTGTACCTTAGCAGTTAGATGATCCTTGCTATCCCATATCACTAAACACACTCTCCGTCTGTGACAAGTAGCAAACGCACATGTTTGTTTACTTTGTCACACCTCACCTGCTGGATATGCACCTGCTGGTTAGTCATTAAAAATTATCTGAGACTATGAGGAAGGACAAAAGGAGGTCAAAACGCCTGTTCCTTAACTACACTCATGAGCGAAAggcaacaaacaaaatgaaagaatgaaagacAAGCATTAGACACACGCAATCAGTGGAAACATCAACAGACTATGAATGGATCCACTCACAGACTGAAGGAAATAAAGGTAAAGTGGTTCACTGAACGTTATTACTTTGTCACAACATGGTAGACATTCGCGTTGCTCAACAAAATGAGATCCATGCCACCAGAGAGATTTAATAGCAAGCTGCTTCGGTGATTCAGGATCTACCTGTCAGCTAGAATTACATATAATCCCACTGTAACTACACCCCATGCCCAGTTTCACTCCTACTGCTGGATTTTAATACCTTCCCCTTGGACGTCTACGTCGCTTGAAGCCATCATGTTGATGGGGTGGTTTGGTGGCTCGGTCTTGTAGATCCTAATGCTGGAAGATCAGGAAGTCCAGTATGGAAGCCTTCACACTGAAAGACAGAAGAAGGTAAACAATTTAAAAACTCATGATCAAAGAAAGCTTTGTACAGCTGAAGCAAGTATTAATCAGTATTAAAGGGGAATTCCATTCAACTATGCAGCAAAAATAACCTGTTATCACACAGCTAAAGGTAATAATATTAAGTTTGTCAAGGTGTCGAATGTCACATGTGCATAAAAAAACTGGCCACAACATGTTGTACTTGGCTGGTCCTCATTTTGTCACATTACCTGTAATACAAATAGCAGATACGCAGCTTATCAATTTCTGAGACAGGCTGTTTATGCtcagctgctgctactactatcTACTTGTGTGTAATGATCCGTGTCATGTCACTGCAGTATATTTACTGGGCTTTCTATTACTGCCTGTGactgtaattacatttttacaaGGAGAACAGAAGCAGGAACAGTTAGAACACAATTCTAGTCTTGAAATGTATGAAGTGCTCTTTTCTAACAGTGTGTATGACAGAATATTAACTTCACAAATACCTTttatgttcatgttttatttagcaaaaAAGAAACTTTCCAGCACTTTTTTGGAATAATTTAACACCTTCCTAATGTACAATGAGTTCAAGCAACTGAGAAAAATACAAGTGATCATAAGCAATCATGTAAAGCTATTAGAGCTGTAATATGATCACTTCTTCAAGTACTTTTCTTGTTCAACAGTAAAACTAAAAGAGGATGaaatttaatttattctttCAGTTCCACTGGGGATGAGACATTGTTTAGAGGGGGTTAAGCACCCTcccagaaaaaaacatgcaactTCTACAACAATTACTAAGTAACTGTGTCAGGCCAAAGTGTCCAACTTATGAGCTACTCAGCAAATGCTACAATGTACAGTGACACGCAAGGACTAAAGCAACACAgtggaaatgaaaacagaacGGTGTGCAATTTCACACCAGCACTTCAAAGCTGACACTAAAGCTTCCAGTAAAAGTTTCTGAAAAAACACCAGTATTATTCATTTCTATGGGATGCTTCACCTGGtaaaaaaaggataaaaaataaaattcccTCATAGGAAACTTCATACCTGCTGAATCAACAATGGCGAACACACTGCCACATGTCAGATTAAAAGGAAATACCTGAATATATGTAAAGAGACCCCTGATGCCAATGCTTTCACATAATGCACATGGTTGTTTTACCTGGAAAAACTACCCGAATTATTACTTTTTTTGAGTCAGAACCCAAATAAATTAAGTGGAAAAGGGTGGGTCTGCTTTGTTGTGTAATCTCAGTAGCCACAGAACTGTCTTGGTTCTGGTGATTTCAGTTCAAGGGCCTAAAAACGCATAAACTGTGGTTATCTGCACACAGTACATGTATAACACTGGCTGTGACTGCCTGTGTTCTATGATTATAAGGCTGCATTTATGTACGTTTTCTAAAGACAGCTGTTCTTTTGTCACAGTACATTCACACACGATGCGTAGAGCGACCAGATAAACCCTCTAATCCCGTCATTTTTAACTAATCTTTGGCCAGGAGACGCAGACAGCGTCTTAAAGAAGTCGGTATTCACGCAGATAAACAGCACTGACGGGACCTCCGTCATGTAACGATGTCATGTTTAAGTATGCTGCGCAATGAAATCATCTCAACTTGGCACAAACAGACGCGTTAGCATAGTTGCAGTTTGCCAACGAGAATAAGCAGATAACATAGATAAACAGGACTGAAATAGAAAAGGTAGGAAGACGTTAGCCAAAATATTACGTTAACAAGAAGCTCGGTCCTAGTTTGTCTTCTGTGGAAACCAAACGTCATGTTTAATTTTCAATCAAGGCACTCTTAGCTAGCGTTGACGTACATGTCATGAAGGCAGTTCGGCTGCTTTAACGTTACATTTAGTCTAAGCTAGCTGGCTATCTTAATGCGTGTAAACACTCCTCGCCAACCTTCCTCGGACAAACCTCGTCCTCGGTCTCCGTCCCCCGCGGCTTTATGAGCAGCTAACCGTACCGCATACCGCTGATTTTCATATCCTACTCATGTCTGCTGGCTGGATGCGGCAGGAGCACTGATAGAAGGCACAGCAGGTCACGGCCGCTCGGCTTTTCAGAGAGCCAGCGGTGTGGTCATGTGACCCGGGCAACGTCAGCACGAGCTGTGTCATGGTGGCTGAcgtctgttgtcatggagacgcgCCGTTACTAGTTTAACGATTAGCATGTTTCATATAGCATTAGGGTAAAAGTGACGTTTGTAATTATGAAACTACTTACTTCACAGTGTGCTTAGCTTAAATGCGCACTGGGTGCAAATAGCGTTAATATCAATATAACATACTGAAGCAGAATGGGACATCGCCTCTATTTGAGCCCACTGGGTGATAGCCATAGCCAGCGCCACATTTCATTtcaacatttcattttcattttctcaacTGCATTTACTTTTGGTTTTTCGTCCTCGGGCCGATTCAACACGTCGCGGGCATCGCAAACAACAGCCCGCCTTCTTTACGGGCTCTCGACCAATCACCAGCCCCCATTCCCCATAAACCCATAACCGGAAGTAGACTGCACATGATAAACAAGGCTAACATTTACAAAGTCCATATCTTCGTACAGTTACATTTATAACTGAGCGTTAGCTTGACACTGCTAAGCTAACCCGGCGGTGAACGTCAGACGTCACCGTTAGCTGAGCCGTTGTGCTGTTAAGGTTTGGATTCGCTTTATTTGCAGACCTCGTGAGTCGATCAGAGGCAAAAGTCCATCGGTCGTCTGACAGAAAGTAGTGAAGAACCACTGCAGCCATGACCGTAAGTTCTGGAGTGattttgtgttattgttgtgaGTGTTAGCTTATGGAAATGTTAGCTAGCGTTAACCAACTTGCCTTGAGTTTGCTCATGATTAGGTTAACAATGATTTGATTCAGTGATAATGCGGGTTTTGGATATCTGCCTCTATGAACTCGACCCACCAACCATTCATTACAACCGGCTGTAAAGTCAGCATTAGAATTTCACAATTCTCAGTAAGTTTAGTTTAGGTTAAGTGTTGAGGCAGATCCCGTTTAATGTCGCAGGATCAGGGGACAGATCTCAGATTCGGGTTAACATCACACAAACCGATGTGTCTCCCACAGAAGCACGAGTTTGAGGTGGCGATGACATGTGAGGGATGCTCAGGCGCTGTTACCAGAGTCCTCAACAAACTGGGAGGTGAGTCCAAGACCCGTTTCATCAGAACCCTGAAGATTTGACTCCTCTGCAGGCTTGCATGGATCAATACACAACAGTCCCATTAAGTTTTATAGAGTAGCTCATGGTAACTAAGAATTTCTAGACATCAGTCTCACAGCACAGGTAAGCTTTAATATGGGTCTCGTGTTAATTTAGTTTAACCACTGTAGTTAAATAATGTTTCATTTGCTTAATTACATCTATAAAATCAACCCTACATAACACATactctgttttgttttagtttattattagtttaggattattttatttataacctCACCATTGCCTTTTTGGCGCTTCTTGCTGGTACATGTATAGCACAGTATTGGAGATAAGACAGAGGCTGTATTCTCTGAAACCAGTCAAAGTGCAGTTTTAAAGAAGGTTGTGTCACGTCATTGTGACCTCTTGGCTCTGAGATTCAGCCAACACTTGTCTGTTCTGTGGTTGGCTACAGCATCCACATTTACAGGAGGTATATTAAAGTAGGGATACTCTTCAGAGCACATCAGAGGGTCATAAGAATTTTAAGGTGAGTCCTCTTTTgaatgttgctgctgttttatttatgctTGTTGTTCGCAGTGCTATCACACTGCAACCAGTTGAGGAAAATggattactgtacatgtaattcTATGAAGTTTAACTTTCATATTTCCTAAGTTTTTTTATGCATTGTAAAGTGCCTTTGAGATGACATTTATGTgtcctaaatgttttttttaatctgttggTTTTCTTCTTTCACAGATGTGAAGTTTGAAATCGACCTGCCCAAGAAATTGGTTTGGATTGAGTCCGACAAAGATGTGGATTTACTCATGGAGACACTGAAGAAATGTGGAAAGGAAGTCAAGTACAACGGCACTAAATGAAGGAACCGACTTCATGTAGAGCTGATGACATGAAGGTGGGTACAGACATAAAGTTTGTTCTCTCACTGCCAGTTAAACtgatttatttttccacagtttACGATCCATATAAACAAATAGGGTGATCAGGGAGCCATTCAATGACTGTGTTCATTACGAGTTTTCTAACTTTTTTTCATTAtgtatttgtctttttgttttttttagaaaaactgAACTGAGAGAGTGAAACTGAATGTCTTCGTGTCAGGAGCAATCTAAAAAAATGCACCCATCAAAGTGTTGTAAGCTGTTTCTCGCACAATGCCTCTGTCCAGCATGTTCCTCTACACATCTGTATTTTAGTGGTAGTTTTTAAAAATCTGTGTTCCCTCGTCTggtcatttttttttgtattttctgaaGAAGTGTTGACTTTACTTTTATAAATCttcatctgaaaaataaaacacaagatgCTTCTTTTGACATAAGTACATTCCGTGCTCTTACCCCCTCTGGACTATAGGTAATATACACAGGTCAGTACTATTGGCTCTGATCATTAAAGTGATCTTTGGAGGCTTGATACATGACGATATCTACGGCTCTGGACTTGGGGGAGCTCAGCCTGTCTTTCTACTCCTCTGGGACCATCTGCAAACTTCCTCTTTTGTTCACTATTGTTCACACTAATGCCATAGATGAAATTACATGTGTTCAGATTTGTTAACAAATGTTATTTAATCACTTAAAATAATTCACTACTCTTAGTGTCCTTTGGGAAATGAAGATAGAGCCTCCCAGGGCcatcgttgtgtgtgtgtgtgcacagagaaATTAAAATCAGTTATACCTCTTATGTGTTTCAGTTGACTTTATGTGGAGGAACCTTCACCCACACAAAACAGGTGGGGTACTCATTCTGGCAGAGTCTTTGTTCATCTATTttgaaacaaaatgaacagtGTATCGGTGCATTTTTAGTCATAAAAACATTCCTATGTGCAGCTGGTCCATTGCTGCTCACTGTCACCGTGGCAACATTTCACAGGTGCCGATAAAGAGAGAGAATCAGATGCTGAAGGTTCAGCAGCTCAGATTCCTGCTGCACAATGGATGCACCTAAAGAAAGCGTTAACTATCAGTGCTACTGAAACTCAAAATTAGACCAGTGTCCGTAAAATATGTCTGTGGCAATTGCAAAACGACTTGATGAAGTACCCATTCTAGTTCAGCAGTGAGTGGTTGAACCACCAGAGGTCAGTAAAAACAGGGTCGGCATCGCAATGTGTTTTAGCTTCTCAGGATATTTTAGGTACCAGTCACAGTTTGACCATTAGTGTCAAAGCGCCCTTGAGCAATACATCTAACATTGAGTCATGCGAAAACACAAATAGAGATGGAAGTTAAAAAGTCCTCATGGTGccaaaattaagcatttatcctttaatttttaatcctttgttatttaaaaattaaaatttgaATCTGAAGCAAATACGTGTGGAAGAATAAAATACCtttgcaggaagcagcagctaaaCATTTTCCTGAACATTCATCATAAAGATGTGCAAACTAATGAGTGAACCCGGGGTGCTGTCAGTCCCACAGCAGCGTCCTGTAGGTTTAGTCCTGCTCATTCACCTGTGGGGAACAAGCGTTTCTGGCTTCATGGATGgtttgaaatgtttatttcatctcaagaaaaacaaacaacacaaaatgatgagtgatatatatatgaaaatgaacagtgcagctgctctgagctgctggttctgctcggCCCACCTGCCTTTGTGTCTTTGGCTTGTTAATGATGTCATTAGCACGTTACCATTGTTTTGTCACACTCTGTCCAGTTAAACGTGGTCAGGTGGGGGAGCGGTAGTCAGGGCTGTCAGATCCTGTTCACGGTGCCAAAACCAACACACCCATCATCAGGAGGTGAAGCCATGCTCGGAAATGTGCCGTTTGACTGACAAGAGCAAACAATGACCCGACCCTCCGACTTCTCGTCTCGCTGGGAGTCTCTGCTGTAGAGTTCGTCTGCGTTTGGATGGCCTTCCTGCTTCTGGGTATCTGGAATTCCTTCCCCTGCAgtctaatgttgtgtttatgGTGAAGGGACCTGTAAAagcacagcagacaggaaggagccgtGAGATAGAAACTGATAAAGGCAGATGAAAACATCCAGTAACATGCGGGTACTGTGTGGCTTTAACAGTGAAGCTGAGCTGGCACAATGCTGACATTAATGAGGCTGCGATGGCCACAAGAGAAGATTAATTACACTGTGAAGCCAGGTTTGACCCTGGGCTGAGCTGTAGTGGATGAACTCCATTGGTCGATCAGAGAAATGTTGAATGCGAGTGTCTTTTCTTGGAAACTAAAgttcattgtgctgctgtgacaTTTAGGAGCACGTTGGCATTTAGCAGCGTTAGCCCCACACACTGTCATGAGGCccggcttcctgctgctcttagCTGGGGTTCATGCATGAGGCGCTGGGTTTGGACCTGGGCAAGTTCTGGTAATGTCCAACGTTGACTTGTCTCGATGGAGGCAAATTAAATGTCCCTCAAGTCTcacagtttgtctttgtgcttCAGTTGCGTTCGCCTAAAACCTCAAATCTCCATCATTGCTGTGAACGAGCACCGGCTTCGTTCGCTTCATTTTGGTTCCGTGAATGTGAAGCCAAATAGTTGCTgctaaaagtgttttttgtccGTCTGGACCTCCTTCCAGCCAAACGtcacatgtgcgtgtgtgtgtgtgcgggcgtttgtgtgtgtgtgtgtgcacgtttgtgtgtgtgtgtgtgtgtgtgtgtgtgtgtgtgtgtgtgtgtgtgtgtgtgtgtgtgtgtgtgcgtgcgtgtgtttgtgtgtgtgtgtgcgtgcgtgcgtgcgtgcgtttgtgtgtgtgtgtgtgtgtgtgtgtgtgtgtgtgtgtgtgtgtgtgtatgtgtgtgtgtgtgtgtgtgtgtgtgtggctaaacATCGATCAAAGTAAAAGGCCGCCTGTCCCTCTGTGGACACCAGTAATCATTTTAGGGCCAGAGTGACAGAGCGTTGGCCTTTGTTTATATTCAGAGTCATCTGCGTCCTCCTCA
This window encodes:
- the atox1 gene encoding copper transport protein ATOX1 isoform X2, producing the protein MTKHEFEVAMTCEGCSGAVTRVLNKLGDVKFEIDLPKKLVWIESDKDVDLLMETLKKCGKEVKYNGTK
- the atox1 gene encoding copper transport protein ATOX1 isoform X1, with protein sequence MCLPQKHEFEVAMTCEGCSGAVTRVLNKLGDVKFEIDLPKKLVWIESDKDVDLLMETLKKCGKEVKYNGTK